A window of Methanobacterium formicicum DSM 3637 contains these coding sequences:
- a CDS encoding glycosyltransferase family 4 protein — protein MTEIAKKGHEVHVLAPFTGGETDYVLEGVHVERFHYFYPQRFEKLSGRSGMIDNVKEGFLVKIQVLTFLFFNVLHSLLKLRKMDVIHVQWPIPNGLGALFLKKIYGIPYINTIHGEEVHLSKRYHMLFALRWLVNNSSKTITNSTATRKFCLEAGLDGEKIEVIPFGVDTDFFRPLDVYKDGNIFQILSVGYLIERKGFEYLIKAMPHVLTEHENARLKIVGSGPLESKLKSLIYELDLGDQVEIVKNVSDEKLLMMYNSADLFVLPSIVDSQGNTEGLGVVLLEAMACGVPVIGSDVGGISDIIHDNVTGLLVSEKNSIELANAILNLVGNTNLRKKFSMDGYDKVIELFGWDKIAESYLLFYSFNPV, from the coding sequence ATGACGGAGATCGCCAAGAAAGGACATGAAGTTCATGTTCTGGCACCTTTTACTGGTGGAGAAACAGATTACGTCCTGGAAGGGGTGCACGTGGAAAGATTTCACTATTTCTACCCTCAAAGATTTGAAAAGCTTTCTGGGAGATCTGGGATGATTGATAATGTTAAAGAAGGATTCCTAGTTAAAATTCAGGTTTTAACATTTCTGTTTTTCAATGTTTTGCATTCACTGTTAAAACTAAGGAAAATGGATGTTATCCATGTTCAGTGGCCCATTCCCAATGGGTTAGGTGCATTGTTCCTTAAAAAGATTTATGGAATTCCTTATATAAACACGATACATGGGGAGGAAGTGCATCTTTCCAAACGGTACCACATGCTTTTTGCTCTTCGCTGGCTGGTAAATAATTCATCTAAAACCATTACCAACAGCACTGCAACCCGTAAGTTTTGCCTGGAAGCAGGTCTGGATGGTGAGAAGATTGAGGTAATACCATTTGGAGTGGACACAGACTTTTTCAGACCATTGGATGTTTATAAAGATGGAAATATATTCCAAATATTGTCAGTTGGTTACCTAATAGAAAGGAAAGGATTTGAATACTTAATAAAGGCTATGCCTCATGTTTTAACTGAACATGAAAATGCCCGGTTGAAAATCGTTGGATCCGGGCCATTGGAATCAAAGTTGAAATCATTAATCTATGAATTGGACCTCGGAGACCAGGTGGAAATTGTTAAGAATGTTTCTGATGAAAAATTACTTATGATGTACAACTCTGCGGATTTGTTTGTTTTGCCCTCCATTGTGGATTCACAGGGGAATACTGAAGGACTTGGTGTGGTTTTGTTGGAAGCTATGGCTTGTGGGGTTCCTGTTATTGGGTCTGATGTTGGTGGGATTTCTGATATTATTCATGATAATGTTACGGGGTTATTGGTATCTGAAAAAAATAGTATTGAACTTGCTAATGCAATATTAAATCTGGTTGGTAACACGAATTTGAGAAAAAAATTTTCGATGGATGGATATGACAAAGTAATAGAACTTTTTGGCTGGGACAAAATTGCTGAAAGTTACTTGTTATTTTATTCATTTAATCCTGTCTAA
- a CDS encoding class I SAM-dependent methyltransferase has protein sequence MEEKYQNLWLNESYNYFKRNYGDVDLRTIKPNFNLQSLLKKTNLDLNNNKILEIGCGAGNNLYWLKNMFKADVYGIEVSPKLVNLLNKNFDEITFINCHSHDLPFKKNSFDLVILRSVLHWVDRDYIMQTVGEAIRVSNKYLIISDFAPLIPYSVEYKHQNGLKTYKIDYQNLVESSLQMKMIFCEYYKFEDEWNALKTALYKKVSIDDAYPEKDDLSI, from the coding sequence ATGGAAGAAAAATATCAAAATTTATGGCTTAATGAAAGTTATAATTATTTCAAGAGAAATTACGGAGATGTTGATTTAAGAACCATCAAACCTAATTTTAACTTGCAATCTTTATTAAAAAAAACAAATCTTGACTTAAACAATAATAAAATTTTAGAAATTGGTTGTGGAGCAGGTAATAACCTTTATTGGCTTAAAAATATGTTTAAAGCTGATGTTTATGGAATTGAGGTTAGCCCTAAACTTGTTAATTTATTAAATAAGAACTTTGATGAGATAACATTTATTAATTGTCATTCGCACGACCTACCCTTTAAAAAAAACAGCTTTGATTTGGTAATATTGAGAAGCGTTCTGCATTGGGTTGATAGAGATTATATTATGCAAACTGTAGGTGAAGCAATTAGAGTAAGTAACAAATATTTAATAATCTCTGATTTCGCTCCGTTAATACCATATAGTGTTGAATATAAACATCAAAATGGTCTAAAAACTTATAAAATAGATTATCAAAACTTGGTAGAGTCTTCATTGCAAATGAAAATGATATTTTGTGAATATTATAAATTTGAGGATGAATGGAATGCATTAAAAACAGCTTTATATAAAAAAGTCAGTATTGATGATGCATATCCTGAAAAAGATGATTTAAGTATCTAG